The Nitrospirota bacterium genome contains the following window.
TTCCCTACATAGACTCCGGGAGCATCTTCGGCGCCCTCCTGGACGACCAGAAGGGAGGGCGGTTCCGCGTCCGCCCCGCCGCGGAGGAGTGGGACTCCTCCGTCCGGTACCTGCCGGGGACGAATATCCTGGAGACGGACTTCCGCACGCGGGAGGGCGTGGCGCGCATGGTGGACTTCATGCCGGTGGTCCTTGAGGGCGAGGCCCGGGAGGTGCGGCATGAGCTTTTGAGGCGCATCGACTGCGCGGAGGGGACCATCGCCATGGAGGTGCTCTTCGACCCGAGGTTCGATTACGCCCGGGCGGAGACGGTGCTTGCGATGGGCCCCCGGGGAGGCATCGTCGCCCGGGGCGGCGGGGAGAAGCTAGGGCTGGCCGCCTCCCGCCATCTGGAGCTGGGAGAGGACGGCAGGGGGCGGGCCCGCTGGGGGCTCAAGCGGGGCGACAGGGTGTGGCTCAACCTCCGCTACGGGGCCGAGGACCTCTGCATGTGCGACCCCGAGGAGGCGGAGGAGGCCTTCCGGAGGACCGAGGAGTACTGGCACCGGTGGCTTGCCAAGAGCGAGACCGGAAGGGCCGTGGACCTGGGGCCCTACAGGGAGATGGTGGAGCGCTCCGCCCTGGTCCTGAAGCTCCTCTATTACGCCCCCACGGGCACCGTGGCCGCGGCCGCCACGACGAGCCTTCCGGAGGAGATAGGCGGGGTGCGCAACTGGGACTACCGTTTCACCTGGGTGCGGGACACCTCCTTTACCCTGGAGGCGCTGTTCAATTTCGGCCACATGTCGGAGACCGAGGGCTATCTGAGGTGGGTGGAAACGCTCCTCCGGGAGACCGGCCCGGAGGGGCTCAGGGTGCTCTACGGCCTGAGGGGGGAGACGGACATCACGGAGGAGGAGCTCGGCCACCTGGAGGGATACAGGGGCTCCCGCCCGGTGCGGGTAGGAAACGCCGCCGGGGGACAGCGGCAGTTGGACATCTACGGGGAGCTCATGGACGCCGCGCTCAAGCTCTCGGACTACGTGGGCAGGGTGGGCCTGGGGATGTGGCCCTTCCTCAAGGGCATCTGCGACTACGTGACCGAGCACTGGCGGGAGTCGGACAACGGGATATGGGAGGTGCGGGACGGCCCCTATCACTACGTCTACTCCAAGGTGATGTGCTGGGTGGCCCTGGACAGGGGGGTGACCATGGCCCGCCGCTACGGCTTCCCCGCCGACCTGGAAAAATGGCTCCGGGTGCAGGAGGAGATAAAGGAGGAGGTCCTTGAGAAGGGTTGGAGCCGGAAGAAGCAGGCCTTCCTTCAGCACTACGGGGGCAAGGCCCTGGATGCCAGCGCCCTGCTCATCCCCCTGATGGGATTCCTCCCCCACGACGACCCCCGGGTGGCCTCCACCCTGGAGGCCGTGCGGGCGGAGCTGGCCGTGGAGCACCTTCTTTATCGCTACGTGGGGGAGGACGGGCTGCCCGGCGAGGAGGGGCAGTTCCTCTACTGCACCTTCTGGCTCGTGGATAACCTCACCGCCATGGGCAGGTACGAGGAGGCCGAGGCCGTCCTGGACTCCATGGAGGACATGGCCAACCACCTGGGGCTCTTCTCCGAGGAGTACGACTACCACTGGCAGGACGCCCTGGGGAACTTTCCCCAGGCCCTGACCCACATAGGCTATATAAACAGCGTGGTCGCCCTCCGGAGCGCCCGTGCAGCCGAGGAGGAAAAGAGAAGGCGGGAGGAGTCGCCGCCGGGCATCGGCGTGGAGCTGGCCGAAACCATTGTCCTGAACGAGGGGGAGACCGACATCACCGGCACGCCGGGGGAGCTTGCCACGATGCTCAAGGAGAGGATGAACGTCCTGAGGGGGGCCTTCTTCGAAGCCGCCTCGGGGAGGGTGGCCTACGAGCGGATGGAGGCGTCCAAGGCCTACAGGGAGTACGTGGAGCTGAGCCACGCCCTCAGGGGCATCGACCCCCGCGGGCTCGACGGCCACGCCGAGAGCCTGGCGTTCTGGATAAACATCTACAATGTCCTGGTCATCCACGGGGTCGTGGAGACGGGCGTCAGGGACTCGGTGAAGGAGGTGCGGGACTTCTTCCGGCGAGTGCAGTACGAGATGGGCGGCGTGTACTTCTCGCCCGACGACATCGAGCACGGCGTCTTGAGGGGCAACGCCCGCCCGCCGTATTCGCTGCTAAAGCCCTTCG
Protein-coding sequences here:
- a CDS encoding glycoside hydrolase family 15 protein — translated: MYKKISEYGIIGDLHSVALVAPDGSIDWMCLPYIDSGSIFGALLDDQKGGRFRVRPAAEEWDSSVRYLPGTNILETDFRTREGVARMVDFMPVVLEGEAREVRHELLRRIDCAEGTIAMEVLFDPRFDYARAETVLAMGPRGGIVARGGGEKLGLAASRHLELGEDGRGRARWGLKRGDRVWLNLRYGAEDLCMCDPEEAEEAFRRTEEYWHRWLAKSETGRAVDLGPYREMVERSALVLKLLYYAPTGTVAAAATTSLPEEIGGVRNWDYRFTWVRDTSFTLEALFNFGHMSETEGYLRWVETLLRETGPEGLRVLYGLRGETDITEEELGHLEGYRGSRPVRVGNAAGGQRQLDIYGELMDAALKLSDYVGRVGLGMWPFLKGICDYVTEHWRESDNGIWEVRDGPYHYVYSKVMCWVALDRGVTMARRYGFPADLEKWLRVQEEIKEEVLEKGWSRKKQAFLQHYGGKALDASALLIPLMGFLPHDDPRVASTLEAVRAELAVEHLLYRYVGEDGLPGEEGQFLYCTFWLVDNLTAMGRYEEAEAVLDSMEDMANHLGLFSEEYDYHWQDALGNFPQALTHIGYINSVVALRSARAAEEEKRRREESPPGIGVELAETIVLNEGETDITGTPGELATMLKERMNVLRGAFFEAASGRVAYERMEASKAYREYVELSHALRGIDPRGLDGHAESLAFWINIYNVLVIHGVVETGVRDSVKEVRDFFRRVQYEMGGVYFSPDDIEHGVLRGNARPPYSLLKPFGGDDPRLACVLKRREPRVHFALVCASSSCPPIGVYTPETIEEDLDVAARTFLNAGGVEVDRTAGRVRISRIFKWYGKDFGPTLPERLRFVGRYLYREEDREFLLNEAENIGVTYQDYDWRLNRY